A window of Malania oleifera isolate guangnan ecotype guangnan chromosome 5, ASM2987363v1, whole genome shotgun sequence contains these coding sequences:
- the LOC131155196 gene encoding uncharacterized protein LOC131155196, translating into MDFFKSVFADEPNLKDQRSELESSAKSTQKGEEDEDPEPNSSSDQPHLSASPNSSGNDGSGGAGGGWSFGGFLKTLSVKSESVLETYSRDLKEFGSGLKTETVAFREAASRAVKELPASIDVAQGSLETVGHAIDELGTSVWKSTAEIISHGKDTDFESDSSENNNPNYTNQSVNSKQYSRFDARVRAIQSDLSTYCEEPEDLYDYNKWKIGFVLEEKGEEVEKLIEENEAMESVYKRVVPSEVNHDIFWCRYFYKVHKLKQAENVRANLVKRAISKEDEEDLSWDVDEDDKEETDVVFSKGLSFEIKEAGNTDSVQHMGEKEHSVEKRTLGNEDSSQVVGDEKVDSLENRELASRNSPQILESSGDELKGRSADEKREKGSNEDNGDKGMVLQLRSEDVSEEKVQSQGEKVQSQGAAGMNDESNEKRSLEGRDDPGESAKDDDLSIRLKQASLPKEEDLEWDEIEDLGSDDEKKTTHDWSPNRTDLRKRLSVAEEEEDLSWDIED; encoded by the coding sequence ATGGATTTCTTCAAATCTGTTTTCGCCGACGAACCAAATCTGAAAGACCAGAGATCCGAACTCGAATCCTCCGCAAAATCAACCCagaaaggagaagaagatgaagaccCAGAACCCAATTCTTCATCAGATCAACCCCATTTAAGTGCTAGCCCTAATTCGTCAGGTAACGATGGCAGTGGAGGCGCCGGTGGCGGGTGGAGCTTTGGAGGCTTTTTGAAAACCCTGTCGGTCAAATCCGAATCAGTCCTGGAGACGTACAGCCGAGATCTAAAGGAGTTTGGATCAGGCCTGAAGACGGAGACGGTGGCGTTTCGGGAAGCCGCCAGCCGCGCGGTGAAGGAACTCCCGGCTTCGATCGACGTGGCTCAGGGGTCACTGGAGACAGTGGGGCATGCCATTGATGAATTGGGGACCTCCGTCTGGAAATCTACGGCTGAGATCATCTCCCACGGTAAGGACACCGATTTTGAGTCTGATTCTTCAGAAAATAATAATCCGAATTATACTAATCAGAGTGTAAATTCGAAGCAATATAGTAGGTTTGATGCGCGGGTGCGCGCAATTCAAAGTGACTTGAGTACTTACTGTGAAGAACCTGAGGATTTATACGATTATAATAAATGGAAAATAGGGTTTGTGTTGGAGGAGAAGGGTGAGGAAGTAGAGAAATTAATTGAAGAAAACGAGGCTATGGAGAGTGTCTATAAAAGGGTTGTTCCTAGCGAGGTGAATCATGATATCTTCTGGTGTAGGTACTTTTATAAGGTTCATAAGCTCAAGCAAGCTGAGAATGTTAGGGCTAATCTTGTGAAAAGGGCAATTTCAAAGGAAGATGAGGAGGATTTGAGCTGGGATGTTGACGAGGATGACAAGGAGGAAACTGATGTTGTGTTCTCAAAGGGATTATCGTTTGAAATTAAGGAGGCTGGTAACACAGATTCAGTGCAACATATGGGAGAGAAAGAACATTCAGTGGAAAAGAGAACATTGGGGAATGAAGATTCTTCCCAAGTTGTGGGTGATGAGAAAGTAGATTCATTGGAAAACAGAGAGTTGGCAAGTAGAAATTCTCCACAAATTCTGGAGAGTTCGGGGGATGAATTGAAAGGCAGGAGTGCCGatgagaagagagagaaggggtCCAATGAGGATAACGGGGACAAGGGCATGGTTTTGCAATTGAGGAGTGAGGATGTATCTGAGGAGAAAGTGCAGTCTCAAGGGGAGAAAGTGCAATCTCAAGGAGCTGCTGGAATGAATGATGAGTCTAATGAAAAGAGGAGTTTGGAAGGGAGGGACGATCCTGGTGAATCAGCTAAAGATGATGACTTGTCTATTCGGTTGAAGCAAGCTTCATTGCCCAAAGAAGAAGACCTTGAGTGGGATGAGATTGAGGATCTCGGCAGTGATGATGAAAAGAAAACTACTCATGATTGGAGCCCAAATAGGACTGATCTCCGTAAGCGGCTAAGCGTTGCAGAAGAAGAGGAGGATTTGAGTTGGGATATTGAAGATTAA